In Sphingobium amiense, a genomic segment contains:
- the trbE gene encoding conjugal transfer protein TrbE — MLNLSEYRSRADRIADHLPWAALVAPGVVLNKDGSFQRTFRFRGPDLESATEAELVATCARANNVLKRLGSGWAIFFEAHRREAQGYPDGVFVDPASWLVDQERRAQFASHEQHFESVYHATLLWLPPADSSDAAGRHLVEREGKVRQRDWRQALGGFIAETARIIDLFSSFMPEIQPLDDVATLTFLHAAVSDRDNGVHVPETPFYLDGLLADTPLVGGLEPRLGGQHIRTLTLLGFPNMSRPGLLDALNHQDFGYRWATRYIVLDKSDATRALTKLRRQWFNKRKSVAALLREIMYNQPAQLLDSDADNKVIDADLALQALGGDHVAFGYLTTTITVMDRDTAAVDAKVRAVERVVNGLGFTCIRETVNAVEAWLSGLPGQVYANVRQPLVHSLNLAHLMPLSAVWAGPHGNRHLAGSPLFQAKTSGSTPFRLSTHVGDVGHMMVVGPTGAGKSVLLSFIALQFRRYAGARVIMFDMGRSARAAVLAMGGSHHALGAGDGEGDLLSFQPLCDIDRESERGWAAEWLGGIFAQERVLLTPEIKDALWSALSSLATAPVEQRTLTGLSLLLQSNALRLALAPYMLDGSHGGYLDAAEERLAQRDVQCFETEALMGRKGLAAPVLTYLFHRIEQRFDGRPTLMILDEAWSLFDDPLFAARIREWLKTLRKKNVAVLFATQSLADISESSIAPAIIESCPQRILLPNDRAVEPQSRAAYERFGLNTRQIELISRATPKRHYYLQSQRGNRLFELDLGRVALALCGASDPDSQSRIDAIITEHGLDDFAGHFLRGCGLPAAADDLELFPSPASFQSKEK, encoded by the coding sequence ATGCTGAACCTGTCTGAATATCGCTCCCGCGCCGACCGCATTGCCGACCATCTGCCTTGGGCCGCGCTCGTCGCGCCCGGCGTGGTCCTTAACAAGGATGGCAGTTTCCAGCGCACATTCCGCTTCCGTGGGCCAGACCTTGAGAGCGCAACGGAAGCGGAACTGGTCGCCACCTGCGCGCGCGCGAATAATGTTTTGAAAAGGCTCGGTTCGGGCTGGGCGATTTTCTTCGAGGCCCACCGACGGGAAGCGCAGGGTTATCCCGATGGCGTTTTCGTCGATCCTGCTTCCTGGCTCGTGGATCAGGAACGGCGTGCGCAATTCGCGTCTCACGAGCAGCATTTCGAAAGCGTATATCATGCAACCCTCCTGTGGCTGCCGCCTGCTGACAGCAGCGATGCGGCTGGACGGCATCTTGTCGAGCGCGAAGGGAAGGTCAGGCAGCGTGATTGGCGTCAGGCGCTCGGCGGCTTCATTGCCGAGACAGCGCGGATCATCGATCTGTTCAGTTCTTTCATGCCTGAAATTCAGCCGCTGGATGATGTCGCAACCCTGACCTTTCTCCATGCGGCCGTGTCGGACCGGGATAATGGCGTGCATGTTCCCGAGACACCCTTCTATCTCGACGGCCTGCTGGCGGACACGCCGCTTGTCGGCGGTCTCGAACCCCGCCTCGGTGGGCAGCACATCCGTACGCTGACGCTGCTCGGCTTCCCCAATATGAGCAGGCCAGGCCTGCTCGACGCTCTCAATCACCAGGATTTCGGCTATCGCTGGGCTACGCGCTACATCGTGCTCGATAAGAGCGACGCCACCCGCGCGCTGACAAAGCTCCGGCGGCAATGGTTCAACAAGCGCAAATCGGTCGCGGCGCTGCTGCGCGAGATAATGTACAATCAGCCAGCCCAGCTGCTTGACAGCGACGCAGACAACAAGGTGATCGACGCGGACCTCGCTCTGCAGGCGCTCGGCGGCGATCATGTCGCCTTCGGATATCTGACCACCACGATCACGGTGATGGATCGCGATACCGCCGCTGTCGACGCGAAGGTCCGTGCCGTCGAGCGGGTTGTGAACGGTCTTGGCTTCACCTGTATCCGCGAAACCGTCAATGCGGTCGAGGCCTGGTTGTCGGGCCTGCCCGGGCAGGTCTATGCCAATGTGAGACAGCCGCTGGTGCACAGCCTCAATCTTGCCCATCTGATGCCGCTTTCCGCCGTCTGGGCCGGACCTCATGGCAATCGCCACCTCGCCGGGTCGCCGCTTTTCCAGGCAAAGACCAGCGGATCGACACCATTTCGCCTGTCGACCCATGTCGGCGACGTTGGGCATATGATGGTGGTGGGGCCAACCGGCGCGGGAAAATCGGTTCTCCTTTCCTTCATCGCTTTGCAGTTCCGCCGCTATGCCGGTGCCCGCGTCATCATGTTCGACATGGGCCGCTCGGCGCGCGCGGCGGTGCTTGCCATGGGTGGAAGCCATCATGCGCTGGGTGCCGGTGATGGGGAAGGCGATCTGCTTTCCTTCCAGCCGTTGTGCGACATCGACAGGGAAAGCGAGCGCGGCTGGGCGGCCGAATGGCTGGGCGGCATTTTCGCGCAGGAACGGGTGCTGCTGACCCCCGAGATCAAGGACGCGCTCTGGTCGGCGCTCTCCAGCCTGGCAACGGCCCCTGTCGAACAACGGACGCTGACCGGCCTGTCGCTTCTTCTCCAGTCCAATGCCCTTCGGCTGGCGCTCGCGCCCTATATGCTGGATGGCAGCCATGGCGGATATCTGGACGCCGCGGAGGAGCGCCTCGCGCAGCGCGATGTCCAATGTTTCGAAACCGAGGCGCTGATGGGGCGCAAGGGTCTGGCCGCTCCGGTCCTGACCTATCTGTTCCATCGGATCGAGCAACGCTTTGATGGCCGGCCGACACTGATGATTCTGGACGAGGCCTGGAGCCTGTTTGACGATCCGCTCTTCGCCGCGCGCATCCGGGAATGGCTGAAGACCCTCCGGAAAAAGAATGTGGCGGTGCTGTTCGCGACACAGAGCCTGGCCGATATCAGCGAGAGCAGCATCGCGCCCGCCATCATCGAAAGCTGTCCGCAGCGCATCCTGCTTCCCAATGATCGGGCGGTCGAACCGCAATCGCGGGCAGCCTATGAGCGTTTCGGCCTCAATACGCGCCAGATCGAGCTCATCAGCCGCGCAACGCCGAAGCGGCATTATTATCTCCAGTCCCAACGCGGCAACCGTCTGTTCGAACTGGATCTGGGACGGGTGGCCCTCGCTCTATGCGGTGCGTCTGACCCCGACAGCCAGAGCCGGATCGATGCGATCATCACGGAGCATGGGCTGGACGACTTCGCGGGCCATTTCCTGCGCGGCTGCGGCCTCCCGGCAGCAGCGGACGATCTTGAGCTTTTCCCATCCCCTGCTTCCTTCCAGTCCAAGGAGAAATGA
- the trbJ gene encoding P-type conjugative transfer protein TrbJ, which translates to MKARIPLRKYLVASVLALGGAGAIGGGLLLQSRPAYAMPVFDSANYAQNLLTAARTLQQINQQIQSLQNEASMLTNMAKNLSRISFPELTELTNKLRAVDQLMAAAQGIDFRIDTLDSQFKRLFPDNYDAAMRSDERLAAARERFNAAKDAYQQSMRIQSQVVGNVAQDADAIETLVGKSQGAEGALQAAQATNQLLALATKQQLQIQNMMAAHFRAQAVEEARRIQAEADARAATRHFLGSGTAYNRN; encoded by the coding sequence ATGAAAGCGCGCATTCCGCTCCGCAAATATCTGGTGGCTTCTGTCCTCGCATTGGGCGGCGCCGGTGCGATCGGCGGTGGTCTGCTCCTCCAGAGCCGGCCCGCTTATGCCATGCCCGTATTCGACAGCGCCAATTATGCGCAGAACCTGCTGACCGCTGCCCGAACGCTCCAGCAGATCAACCAGCAGATCCAGTCGCTCCAGAATGAAGCGTCGATGCTGACCAACATGGCGAAGAATCTGAGCCGCATCAGCTTTCCCGAACTCACCGAGCTGACGAATAAATTGCGCGCCGTCGATCAGTTGATGGCGGCCGCCCAGGGCATCGACTTTCGGATCGACACGCTCGACAGCCAGTTCAAGCGGTTGTTTCCCGACAATTACGACGCTGCGATGCGCAGCGACGAACGCCTGGCAGCGGCGCGGGAACGTTTCAACGCTGCCAAGGATGCGTATCAACAGTCCATGCGCATCCAGTCGCAGGTGGTGGGCAACGTCGCCCAGGACGCTGACGCCATCGAAACGCTTGTAGGGAAAAGCCAGGGCGCCGAGGGCGCATTGCAGGCGGCCCAGGCGACCAACCAGTTGCTGGCATTGGCCACCAAGCAGCAGCTTCAGATCCAGAATATGATGGCCGCGCATTTCCGCGCGCAGGCGGTCGAAGAGGCGCGCCGGATCCAGGCGGAAGCCGATGCGCGGGCGGCGACCAGGCACTTTCTTGGGTCCGGCACCGCCTATAACCGGAATTGA
- the trbL gene encoding P-type conjugative transfer protein TrbL codes for MNDLNVIDQFLAAFIAYIDSGFGLLGGDVRFLTATLIGIDMTLAGLFWAMGGEHDVIGRFLKKILFVGAFAFIINSFSSLSEIIFRSFAAAGLTAGGGSISAEDLLKPGRLAGAGFEAAWPLLDQASDLMGFTSFFDNFLTIAILLFAWVIVILAFFILAVQMFVTVIEFKLVSLAGFILVPFALWNRTSFLAERVLGHVVSSGIKVMVLGVIVGIGSSFFSQMVDALKGQEPDIGAAMSLVLAALALFGLGIFAPAMASGLAAGAPQLGAGAAVGSVAGAAGVTVLGGAAAIGGGRALAGGALSAIRAGTMMGTAAQAAYKLGQETSGSSGMAAGLSGVATAAGHAVRNKAVSSLGIADAAERGREAAWSALGTGSAKSAGAKQGDVPDWAQAMQRRQDGRDHRHLAAQTLKEGDRGGASVTPDIHEKDD; via the coding sequence ATGAATGATCTCAATGTCATCGACCAATTTCTCGCGGCCTTCATCGCTTATATCGACAGCGGCTTCGGCCTGCTCGGCGGTGATGTGCGGTTCTTGACGGCCACGCTGATCGGCATCGACATGACCCTCGCAGGGCTTTTCTGGGCGATGGGCGGCGAGCATGATGTGATCGGGCGGTTCCTGAAGAAAATCCTCTTCGTTGGCGCCTTTGCCTTCATCATCAACAGCTTCTCCTCTCTTTCCGAAATCATCTTCCGTTCCTTTGCCGCGGCCGGGCTGACGGCGGGTGGGGGCAGCATCTCGGCGGAGGATCTGCTGAAGCCCGGAAGGTTGGCCGGAGCCGGTTTCGAGGCGGCGTGGCCGCTGCTCGATCAGGCGTCCGATCTGATGGGGTTCACCAGCTTTTTCGACAATTTTCTGACGATCGCCATTTTGCTGTTCGCCTGGGTGATCGTCATTCTGGCCTTCTTCATCCTTGCCGTGCAGATGTTCGTCACCGTGATCGAGTTCAAGCTCGTGTCGCTGGCGGGTTTCATTCTCGTTCCCTTCGCGCTCTGGAACCGCACGAGCTTCCTCGCTGAACGCGTGCTGGGTCATGTCGTGAGTTCCGGCATCAAGGTCATGGTGCTGGGCGTGATTGTCGGGATCGGCTCCAGCTTCTTTTCGCAGATGGTAGATGCCCTCAAGGGGCAGGAACCCGACATCGGCGCCGCCATGAGCCTGGTGCTGGCGGCGCTGGCCCTTTTCGGCCTTGGCATCTTTGCGCCTGCCATGGCGTCGGGCCTTGCCGCCGGAGCGCCGCAATTGGGAGCGGGCGCCGCCGTTGGCAGCGTGGCTGGTGCCGCCGGGGTCACGGTTCTGGGCGGTGCCGCCGCGATCGGTGGCGGCCGAGCGCTTGCCGGTGGCGCACTATCCGCGATCCGGGCCGGCACCATGATGGGGACGGCGGCGCAGGCAGCCTACAAGCTAGGCCAGGAGACTTCCGGCTCGTCGGGCATGGCTGCCGGCCTGAGTGGTGTCGCCACGGCAGCCGGACATGCTGTCCGCAACAAGGCTGTAAGCAGCCTGGGTATCGCCGACGCCGCCGAGCGTGGACGGGAGGCGGCCTGGTCGGCGCTGGGCACGGGCAGTGCAAAATCAGCCGGAGCAAAGCAGGGCGATGTACCGGACTGGGCGCAAGCGATGCAACGTCGGCAGGACGGGCGCGATCACCGTCACCTTGCCGCGCAGACATTGAAGGAAGGTGATCGCGGCGGCGCATCGGTCACCCCCGATATTCATGAAAAGGACGACTGA
- the trbF gene encoding conjugal transfer protein TrbF, whose product MIFRRAVQRYGQTPAPETPYQRAGQLWDERIGSARVQARNWRLMAFGTLALSSAMASGLVWQSLQSRVVPYVVEVDRLGEARAVSQAEADYQPTDPQIAYQLARFIENVRGVSLDPVLMRRNWLQAYDFASERGAIFLGEYARARQPFARIGEQTASVQVTSVLRASHRSFQVKWTETEYERGSQAGSSRWTAILTTVTKVPRTADDLRRNPLGVYVDAIDWSREIEDDASQARPARSRTAVATAISTQSANMMETQP is encoded by the coding sequence ATGATCTTTCGACGAGCAGTCCAGCGTTATGGCCAGACTCCCGCGCCCGAAACGCCGTACCAGCGAGCGGGCCAGCTCTGGGACGAGCGGATCGGAAGCGCGCGCGTGCAGGCGCGGAACTGGCGATTGATGGCTTTCGGTACGTTGGCCTTGTCGAGCGCAATGGCATCGGGCCTGGTCTGGCAATCGCTGCAAAGCCGCGTTGTGCCCTATGTTGTAGAGGTGGATCGACTGGGTGAGGCGAGGGCGGTGTCGCAGGCCGAGGCGGATTATCAGCCGACCGATCCGCAAATCGCCTATCAGCTGGCGCGCTTCATAGAGAATGTACGCGGCGTGTCGCTCGATCCTGTGCTGATGCGCCGGAACTGGTTGCAGGCTTATGATTTTGCCAGCGAACGGGGCGCCATTTTCCTGGGGGAATATGCGCGGGCGCGGCAACCCTTCGCCCGGATCGGTGAACAGACGGCGTCGGTGCAGGTGACGAGCGTCCTGCGCGCGTCGCACAGATCCTTTCAGGTGAAATGGACCGAAACAGAATATGAGCGGGGAAGCCAGGCGGGCTCGTCGCGTTGGACGGCAATATTGACCACCGTCACCAAGGTTCCACGAACCGCCGATGACCTCCGCCGCAATCCGCTCGGCGTCTATGTCGATGCGATCGACTGGAGCCGGGAGATCGAGGATGACGCCTCTCAGGCGCGACCGGCCCGATCCCGGACAGCGGTGGCAACAGCCATTTCCACTCAATCGGCGAACATGATGGAGACGCAGCCATGA
- the trbG gene encoding P-type conjugative transfer protein TrbG: protein MTRISSTSIVMLTMIASPAIADGSNMPARAHDRGPANVELANRNATLAPKADAFLNAVQVYPYSAGTIYKLITAPERITDIALEQGETLVSVASGDTVRWVIGDTSSGNGATKRTHILVKPSLTGLSTNLLITTNRRAYHLALISTGRTALTGISWSYPEDALLALRRANDAARAAEPIAAGIQVEQLHFNYAISGDAPAWRPLRAFDDGRQTYIEFPVTIAVGDAPPLFLVAGKGEAQLVNYRLRDRFYIVDRIFDQAELRFGAGKQQVVRITRTATTRRRRAS from the coding sequence ATGACCCGTATATCATCCACGTCGATTGTCATGCTGACCATGATTGCATCGCCCGCCATCGCCGATGGGAGCAATATGCCTGCGCGCGCGCATGATCGTGGCCCGGCAAATGTCGAGCTCGCCAATCGTAATGCCACGCTGGCGCCCAAAGCCGATGCGTTCCTGAATGCAGTGCAGGTCTATCCTTATTCGGCTGGGACGATCTACAAGCTGATCACCGCGCCCGAACGCATAACGGACATCGCGCTTGAGCAGGGGGAAACGCTCGTCTCCGTCGCGAGCGGCGATACCGTTCGCTGGGTCATAGGCGATACCTCTAGCGGCAATGGAGCGACCAAACGGACTCATATATTGGTCAAGCCCAGTCTGACGGGCCTGTCCACCAATTTGCTCATCACCACCAATCGCCGTGCCTACCATCTCGCGTTGATCAGCACCGGACGGACTGCGCTCACGGGTATTTCGTGGAGCTATCCCGAAGATGCCTTGCTGGCTCTGCGGCGCGCAAATGACGCGGCCCGTGCCGCCGAACCTATCGCGGCCGGAATTCAGGTCGAGCAGCTGCATTTCAATTATGCAATTTCGGGCGATGCCCCGGCGTGGCGCCCGCTCCGTGCTTTTGATGATGGTCGGCAGACTTACATCGAGTTTCCGGTGACGATTGCCGTTGGCGATGCGCCGCCGCTATTTCTGGTCGCTGGCAAGGGGGAGGCACAGCTCGTCAATTATCGGCTCAGGGATCGCTTCTATATCGTCGACCGGATCTTTGACCAGGCTGAGCTGCGTTTTGGCGCCGGGAAGCAGCAGGTCGTGAGGATCACACGGACGGCCACGACTCGTCGGCGGAGGGCATCATGA